From Sporosarcina sp. 6E9, a single genomic window includes:
- the pheS gene encoding phenylalanine--tRNA ligase subunit alpha — protein sequence MEQQLNELKEQALAKIQEATNVKELNEVRVAYLGRKGPITDALKGMGKLPAEERPKMGALVNVIRASVTEVLEERMAKLEEDAINEQLAKESIDVTLPGRPARTGNHHPLTRVVEEIEDFFISMGYEVAEGPEVEKDYYNFEALNLPKGHPARDMQDSFYISEDILLRTHTSPVQARTMEAKGGAPIKIICPGKVYRRDSDDATHSHQFTQIEGLVIGDDIRMSDLKGTLSLFAKKMFGDDREIRLRPSFFPFTEPSVEMDISCFKCGGDGCNVCKKTGWIEILGAGMVHPNVLEMAGYDPSVVTGFAFGMGPERIAMLKYGVEDIRHFYTNDVRFVSQFHRTEA from the coding sequence ATGGAACAACAGTTGAATGAATTAAAAGAACAAGCACTAGCTAAAATTCAAGAAGCGACGAATGTGAAAGAATTAAATGAGGTCCGTGTTGCTTATTTAGGAAGAAAAGGACCGATTACAGATGCTTTGAAAGGTATGGGGAAATTACCAGCCGAGGAACGTCCTAAAATGGGTGCGCTCGTGAACGTCATTCGCGCTTCTGTGACTGAAGTTCTCGAAGAACGCATGGCTAAACTTGAAGAAGATGCGATTAACGAACAACTTGCAAAGGAATCTATCGATGTTACATTACCAGGTAGACCTGCACGTACTGGAAATCACCATCCGTTGACACGCGTGGTCGAGGAAATAGAAGATTTCTTCATCAGCATGGGTTACGAAGTTGCGGAAGGGCCTGAAGTTGAGAAAGATTATTATAACTTCGAAGCACTTAATTTGCCGAAAGGCCATCCAGCGCGTGATATGCAGGATTCGTTTTATATTTCAGAGGACATTCTCCTTCGCACGCATACATCACCTGTTCAAGCACGCACGATGGAAGCAAAAGGCGGTGCGCCGATTAAAATTATTTGCCCGGGGAAAGTATACCGTCGTGACAGCGATGACGCGACACACTCTCACCAGTTCACGCAAATTGAAGGACTTGTCATCGGCGATGATATTCGAATGAGTGATTTAAAAGGTACGCTTTCTTTATTCGCAAAGAAAATGTTCGGAGATGATCGTGAAATTCGTTTACGCCCAAGTTTCTTCCCGTTCACGGAACCGTCTGTTGAAATGGATATTTCTTGTTTCAAATGCGGCGGCGACGGCTGTAACGTCTGTAAAAAGACAGGGTGGATTGAAATTTTAGGTGCTGGAATGGTGCATCCGAATGTGTTGGAGATGGCAGGCTATGATCCGTCTGTTGTTACTGGTTTTGCATTTGGAATGGGACCTGAGCGAATTGCAATGTTGAAATACGGTGTGGAAGATATTCGTCATTTCTATACGAATGACGTTCGTTTTGTATCGCAATTTCACCGGACAGAAGCATAA
- the pheT gene encoding phenylalanine--tRNA ligase subunit beta: protein MLVSTEWLKDYINIDGIPAPELAESITRSGIEVDAIIERSKGMTNVVVGHVLECVQHPDADKLNVCQVDIGMETTQIVCGASNIAEGQKVIVARPGAVLPGGFEIKQAKLRGEESNGMICSLQELGIEGRLVPKEYAEGIYVLPEDAVVGSNALKILELDDTVLEFDLTPNRSDALSMLGVAYEVGAILSQEVKLPEITYEESTEKAEDLLKLSIDAKEENPMYVAKVVKNVKIAASPLWLQNRLMASGIRPHNNVVDITNFILLEYGQPLHAFDYDRLETGEIVVRLAEEGEKITTLDEAERTLKSHQLVITNGSEPVAIAGVMGGANSEVHDTTTTVVIESAYFTPATVRRTSKEHGLHSDASTRFEKGVDPERVVAAAERAAQLIAEIADGEVLEGSVMIDELDKTPVQITISPDYINSRLGMKISLEEMLSILGRLKFPTEAINGKLVINAPTRRQDIRIKEDIIEEIARMYGYDNIPLTLPITESNPGGLTPYQQKRRTVKAFLEGAGLYETLTYSLTSAKEAQTYALETAPVTNLLMPISEERSTLRQSIIPHLLEVATYNVARRNESVGFYEISSVFLDEEEDGLPKETAHVAAVITGNWVDHAWQADTKKVDFFVLKGIVEGLMDSLGIIDGLTFEQAVLEGMHPGRTANIYHDNKRIGFIGQVHPTEQNKRDLKETYVLEMNLDKILSIETDALLYVPVPRHPSISRDIALVVSSDTSAGVLEDVIRRAGGKLLTGVKLFDLYEGENVEAGKKSVAFSLKYQDPERTLTDEEVVKAHEKVLAALTSEAGAQLRG, encoded by the coding sequence ATGTTAGTTTCTACAGAATGGCTAAAAGATTATATTAATATAGATGGAATTCCCGCTCCTGAATTGGCGGAAAGTATTACACGATCAGGAATTGAAGTAGATGCGATAATTGAACGTTCAAAGGGCATGACGAATGTTGTGGTAGGACATGTGCTGGAATGTGTTCAACACCCTGATGCTGATAAACTGAACGTCTGTCAAGTTGATATCGGTATGGAAACGACTCAAATCGTCTGCGGCGCATCGAACATTGCTGAAGGGCAAAAAGTGATTGTCGCAAGACCAGGAGCAGTGTTACCAGGCGGATTCGAGATTAAACAAGCTAAACTCCGCGGAGAAGAGTCAAATGGAATGATTTGCTCGCTGCAAGAGCTTGGTATAGAAGGAAGACTTGTCCCGAAAGAATATGCAGAAGGGATTTATGTTCTTCCGGAAGACGCGGTTGTTGGATCAAACGCGCTTAAAATACTCGAGTTAGACGATACAGTTCTCGAATTTGATTTAACACCGAATCGTTCGGATGCGCTAAGCATGTTAGGTGTCGCTTATGAAGTAGGGGCGATATTATCACAAGAAGTGAAACTACCGGAAATTACTTATGAAGAATCAACTGAAAAAGCGGAAGACTTGCTTAAACTAAGCATCGACGCGAAAGAAGAAAATCCGATGTATGTTGCGAAAGTTGTCAAAAACGTTAAAATTGCGGCGTCTCCATTATGGTTGCAAAATCGTTTAATGGCTTCTGGCATTCGTCCGCATAATAATGTTGTAGACATTACGAACTTTATACTACTTGAATACGGTCAACCACTTCACGCGTTCGATTATGATCGACTTGAGACAGGTGAAATAGTCGTTCGACTTGCAGAAGAAGGCGAGAAAATTACGACGCTTGATGAAGCCGAGCGCACTTTAAAATCGCATCAATTAGTCATCACGAACGGTTCAGAACCGGTTGCGATCGCAGGTGTGATGGGCGGAGCAAATTCTGAAGTTCACGATACTACGACAACGGTTGTTATCGAGTCTGCATATTTTACGCCGGCTACTGTACGCAGAACGTCTAAGGAACATGGTCTCCATAGTGATGCAAGTACACGTTTTGAAAAGGGTGTGGACCCGGAGCGAGTTGTCGCCGCTGCAGAACGTGCAGCACAACTTATCGCTGAAATTGCGGATGGGGAAGTGCTTGAAGGTTCTGTCATGATTGATGAACTCGACAAAACACCGGTTCAAATAACGATATCACCAGATTACATTAACAGCCGACTTGGCATGAAAATTTCATTGGAAGAAATGCTTTCAATATTGGGGAGATTGAAGTTTCCAACCGAAGCGATTAATGGAAAACTAGTAATTAATGCGCCTACTCGAAGACAAGATATCCGTATTAAAGAAGATATCATTGAAGAAATTGCGAGAATGTACGGATATGACAATATCCCATTGACACTTCCAATTACTGAATCTAACCCAGGCGGACTAACGCCTTATCAGCAAAAACGCAGAACTGTAAAAGCATTTCTTGAAGGCGCGGGTTTATATGAAACATTAACCTATTCATTAACTTCAGCGAAAGAAGCACAAACCTATGCACTTGAAACAGCACCGGTTACGAACTTGCTGATGCCGATTAGTGAAGAACGAAGCACGCTTCGTCAAAGTATCATTCCACATTTACTTGAAGTAGCGACCTATAACGTAGCCCGTCGTAACGAATCTGTAGGGTTTTATGAGATCAGTTCAGTATTCCTTGATGAAGAGGAAGATGGTCTTCCAAAGGAAACGGCTCATGTTGCCGCGGTCATCACTGGCAACTGGGTGGACCATGCTTGGCAAGCAGATACGAAAAAAGTTGATTTCTTCGTATTGAAAGGGATTGTCGAAGGACTGATGGATAGTCTGGGAATTATTGACGGATTAACATTCGAACAGGCAGTTCTGGAAGGCATGCACCCTGGAAGAACAGCAAATATTTATCACGACAATAAACGCATTGGTTTCATCGGTCAAGTTCATCCGACGGAACAAAATAAGCGTGACTTGAAAGAGACTTATGTCTTAGAAATGAATCTTGATAAAATCCTTTCTATCGAGACGGATGCATTACTTTATGTACCTGTTCCACGCCACCCGTCCATCTCACGAGACATCGCACTAGTTGTTTCGAGTGATACATCGGCTGGCGTACTTGAAGACGTCATTCGACGCGCAGGAGGCAAATTGTTAACTGGCGTTAAGTTGTTTGACCTGTACGAAGGCGAAAATGTCGAAGCCGGCAAGAAATCAGTCGCATTCTCTTTGAAGTATCAAGACCCAGAAAGAACATTAACAGACGAAGAAGTTGTCAAGGCGCATGAAAAAGTATTGGCTGCTTTGACGAGTGAAGCCGGGGCACAGCTTCGCGGATAA